The Fortiea contorta PCC 7126 genome has a segment encoding these proteins:
- a CDS encoding non-ribosomal peptide synthetase: MHAEMTNLIRISPQQKHLWLQMQDNAQVYCAQIAINVDGNLNYHTLKLALEKISDRLEFLRTSFHSLPGMNLPLQSINNESKITLQASDWSNLTPQLQIAKIDALFQDDNLRVFNLTQAANLHFNLIKFSTNKHILFISLPALYADATTLDNLTNEIGRTYTACLQGEKLTDEVMQYADVSEWLNDLLDSEDTETARKYWLQQNISAVLDLRIPFENKSKKQFAPQSLSLNINSDTLTKLQILSEKYQTSVETILLAAWQVLLWRLSGQSDIVIGVAGNGREYEELKDVLGLLTKYLPTHSHLETNSKFSELLERVAASLEFVKKWQEYFDWEHIIAVNDKFKSHAFFPFCFDFTTQSESYVAADVSFTEYKKSVVTEKFQIKLSSIYGNEHLSLNLNYDSSLFSEDSIKVIAEQYQTLITSVINNPEAAIIDLNIISANERHKLLLAFNNTKTDYPQDKSIHQLFETQVERTPNNIAVEFNQEYLTYAQLNAKANQLAHHLQSLGVKPEILVGICVERSLDMLVGILGILKAGGAYIPFDPTYPQERLGFMLEDAQIPILLTQQQLVDKFVEYDTHVICLDQDLPATLSINNPVSNITPENLAYIIYTSGSTGKPKGTMIPHKGLVNYLSWSTNAYAVAQGYGAPVQSSIGFDATITSLFSPLLVGQRVVMLPEKAEIEALSALLQSDKNYSLVKITPAHLEMLNQMLPYQKGVTATRALVIGGEALLGKSLTFWRDNAPNTRIINEYGPTETVVGCCVYEVNAQTSLSGSILIGRPIANTQLYLLDENQKLVPIGVPGELYIGGAGVARGYLNRPELTQQRFIPNPFSNEPNSRLYKTGDLARYLPDGNIEYLGRIDHQVKIRGFRIELEEIESLLAQHPLVNSVTVIAREDQPGDKRLVGYIVPQNQAPTTSELRQFLQTKLPEYMIPSAFVMLELIPLTAHGKVDRQALPQPDTFRLDELEVEFLAPRNDLELKLVNIWENLLNIRPIGVKDSFFELGGHSLLAVRLMAHINQEFGKNLPLATLFQNPTVESLANILHQASAISSWSPLVEIQKGNSQYPFFCLPGGGGNVLYLHDLARYLGSEQTFYGLQAPGLNAESAPLTKVEEMATYYIQAMQNVQPQGPYFLGGHSFGGIVAYEIAQQLVKLGHEVALVAILDAPAPVASEKPIYIDVDDATQLTETARLIERWVGKSLNISYEILQPLELDEQFAYLKEQLIAVGLLPAGTDTKQVRGLVEVFEANLQASIKYSPQEIYPNRLTLLRASEVNAEDAALLTELRQDPAWGWGEFAAENIDIHLVPGDHITMMAQPHISVVAQQLKNCIEQANY, translated from the coding sequence ATGCACGCAGAAATGACTAATCTGATTCGTATTTCTCCGCAACAAAAGCATTTATGGTTGCAGATGCAAGACAATGCACAAGTTTATTGTGCTCAAATAGCCATAAATGTTGACGGTAATCTTAACTATCATACCCTGAAATTGGCTTTAGAAAAAATTAGCGATCGCCTAGAATTTCTCCGCACATCTTTTCATTCTTTACCAGGAATGAATCTTCCCTTACAATCGATTAATAATGAATCCAAAATCACCCTTCAAGCATCCGATTGGAGTAATTTAACTCCCCAGTTACAAATAGCTAAAATCGATGCACTTTTTCAAGATGATAATTTGCGAGTTTTCAATTTAACACAAGCCGCGAATTTACACTTTAATTTAATTAAGTTCTCTACAAACAAGCATATCTTGTTTATCAGTTTACCTGCTTTATATGCAGATGCAACAACACTCGATAACCTTACAAACGAAATTGGTCGCACTTACACAGCTTGTTTGCAAGGTGAAAAATTAACAGATGAAGTGATGCAATATGCTGATGTTTCCGAATGGCTGAATGATTTATTAGATTCTGAGGATACGGAAACAGCCAGAAAATATTGGCTTCAACAAAATATTTCTGCTGTCTTAGATTTGCGAATTCCTTTTGAAAATAAAAGCAAGAAGCAATTTGCACCTCAATCACTTTCCTTAAATATTAATTCAGACACACTAACCAAACTGCAAATATTATCCGAAAAATATCAAACTTCAGTCGAAACAATTTTACTAGCTGCTTGGCAAGTGTTGCTGTGGCGCTTGAGCGGACAGTCTGACATTGTGATTGGTGTTGCAGGTAATGGGCGGGAATATGAGGAATTAAAAGATGTTTTGGGACTTTTAACTAAATATTTACCTACTCATTCTCATCTGGAAACTAATTCCAAATTTTCAGAACTACTGGAAAGAGTCGCTGCATCTTTAGAATTTGTCAAAAAATGGCAAGAATACTTTGATTGGGAGCATATCATCGCTGTCAATGATAAATTTAAGTCCCACGCTTTCTTCCCTTTCTGTTTTGATTTTACAACCCAGTCTGAGAGTTATGTAGCTGCTGATGTCTCTTTTACTGAATATAAAAAATCTGTTGTAACAGAAAAATTTCAAATTAAACTCTCTAGTATTTATGGAAATGAGCACTTATCTTTAAACTTGAATTATGATTCCAGCTTATTTTCTGAAGATAGTATCAAAGTCATCGCTGAACAATACCAAACATTAATCACCAGCGTTATCAATAATCCAGAAGCAGCAATTATTGATTTAAATATTATCAGCGCCAACGAACGACATAAATTACTGCTTGCTTTCAACAATACAAAAACAGATTACCCCCAAGATAAATCCATTCATCAACTCTTTGAAACACAAGTAGAACGCACACCCAATAATATCGCTGTTGAATTTAATCAAGAATATCTCACATATGCACAACTCAACGCCAAGGCTAACCAATTAGCGCATCATTTGCAAAGTTTGGGAGTCAAACCAGAAATATTGGTGGGAATTTGTGTGGAACGTTCCTTAGATATGCTGGTGGGGATTCTTGGTATTCTCAAAGCTGGTGGTGCATATATCCCATTTGACCCCACATATCCCCAGGAACGACTGGGATTTATGTTAGAAGATGCTCAAATTCCCATACTGTTAACTCAACAGCAACTAGTAGATAAATTTGTGGAATATGACACCCATGTAATTTGTCTTGATCAAGATTTACCAGCTACACTGAGCATCAATAATCCTGTCAGCAATATCACACCAGAAAATCTCGCTTATATTATCTACACCTCCGGTTCCACAGGGAAACCCAAAGGAACAATGATTCCCCATAAAGGTTTAGTTAATTACCTTAGCTGGTCTACAAATGCGTATGCAGTTGCTCAAGGTTACGGCGCTCCTGTACAATCTTCCATAGGTTTTGACGCCACGATTACCAGCTTATTCTCGCCGCTATTGGTTGGACAAAGGGTGGTAATGTTACCTGAAAAGGCAGAAATTGAAGCTTTATCTGCACTGCTGCAATCTGATAAAAACTATAGCTTAGTTAAAATTACTCCCGCTCACCTGGAAATGCTCAATCAAATGCTACCTTACCAAAAAGGTGTCACTGCAACCAGAGCATTAGTTATCGGTGGTGAAGCATTATTGGGTAAAAGTTTGACGTTTTGGCGCGATAATGCGCCTAATACCAGAATCATTAACGAATACGGCCCAACTGAGACTGTGGTTGGTTGCTGTGTTTATGAAGTTAACGCGCAAACGTCCTTATCCGGTTCCATTTTAATTGGTCGTCCCATTGCTAATACGCAACTTTATTTACTTGATGAAAATCAAAAACTCGTACCTATTGGTGTTCCCGGTGAATTGTACATTGGTGGTGCGGGAGTTGCTAGAGGTTATCTTAATCGTCCAGAATTAACCCAACAGCGCTTTATTCCCAACCCTTTCAGCAATGAACCCAATTCTCGCTTGTATAAAACTGGAGACTTAGCGCGATATTTACCTGATGGTAATATTGAGTATCTAGGACGCATTGACCATCAAGTAAAAATTCGCGGATTCCGCATTGAATTAGAAGAAATTGAGTCTTTGTTAGCTCAACATCCTTTAGTAAATTCTGTCACCGTTATCGCTAGAGAAGACCAACCAGGAGACAAACGTTTAGTAGGTTATATTGTTCCTCAAAATCAAGCTCCAACAACTAGCGAACTGCGGCAATTTTTACAAACAAAGTTACCTGAATACATGATACCTTCTGCCTTCGTGATGTTGGAATTGATACCGCTAACTGCTCATGGAAAAGTTGACCGTCAAGCTTTACCCCAACCTGATACATTTCGGTTGGATGAACTAGAAGTAGAATTTTTAGCACCACGAAATGATTTAGAACTCAAATTAGTAAATATTTGGGAAAATCTGCTCAACATCCGTCCTATAGGCGTCAAAGATAGCTTTTTTGAATTAGGTGGTCACTCACTTTTAGCTGTACGCTTGATGGCACATATCAATCAAGAATTTGGAAAAAATTTACCTTTAGCAACACTATTCCAAAATCCCACAGTTGAAAGTTTAGCAAACATTCTCCACCAAGCATCAGCAATATCATCTTGGTCGCCTTTAGTAGAAATTCAAAAAGGTAATTCTCAATATCCTTTCTTCTGTTTACCTGGAGGCGGTGGTAATGTTCTTTATCTACATGATTTGGCTCGTTATTTAGGCTCAGAACAAACATTTTACGGCTTACAAGCACCAGGTTTAAATGCAGAATCAGCACCATTAACCAAAGTTGAAGAGATGGCGACTTATTACATCCAAGCCATGCAAAATGTTCAACCCCAAGGGCCATATTTTCTCGGCGGTCATTCTTTTGGTGGTATAGTTGCTTATGAAATCGCCCAACAATTAGTCAAATTAGGACATGAAGTAGCGTTAGTTGCTATTTTAGATGCACCCGCTCCTGTTGCTAGCGAGAAACCCATATATATTGATGTTGATGATGCAACTCAATTAACAGAAACCGCGCGCTTAATTGAACGTTGGGTAGGTAAAAGTTTAAATATATCCTATGAAATTCTCCAACCGTTAGAACTCGACGAACAATTTGCATATCTCAAAGAACAATTAATCGCTGTTGGTTTATTACCTGCGGGAACTGACACAAAACAAGTGCGCGGTTTAGTGGAAGTTTTCGAGGCGAATTTGCAAGCCAGTATCAAATATTCACCACAAGAAATTTACCCAAATCGCTTAACTTTGTTGCGTGCTAGCGAAGTGAATGCAGAAGATGCTGCACTTTTGACTGAACTACGCCAAGACCCAGCCTGGGGATGGGGTGAGTTTGCTGCTGAAAATATCGATATTCATCTTGTCCCAGGCGACCATATTACGATGATGGCGCAACCTCATATTTCAGTTGTTGCTCAACAGCTAAAAAATTGCATTGAACAAGCAAATTATTGA
- a CDS encoding MFS transporter, translated as MTQHPKNTGMRIFTIIWFGQMISAIGSQLTSFALGVWVYQQTGSVTQFALISLFTTLPMILISPLAGMLVDQFPRRWIMLFSDLGAGISTAVIAILLSTGDLAIWHIYMGAAISSCFAAFQWPAYTAATTLLVPPQDLARANGMLQIGEAAGRLVAPILGGVLLLFLDIDGIIYIDFASFIFAFSILLFMPFPKQYIDRHRAQITPWFKEASYGLVYLIKRKGLFALLLFFAVNNFLVGIVQMLVTPLVLSFASATELGTIMTIGGVGMLASSVIVSVVKTPQYLILSIFSFMLLGGICITCAGFYQLVPVLALIAFLFFFGLPIINSSTHIIFQKKVPSSVQGRVFATVGAIANASQPFAYTVAGPLADKVFEPLMTPNGLLAGSIGTIIGVGQGRGIGLMFIVMGILTVLTAMIAYQYKPLRLVEKQLPDAVNYHSVVN; from the coding sequence ATGACCCAACATCCAAAAAATACAGGAATGCGAATTTTTACTATCATCTGGTTTGGACAGATGATTTCTGCCATCGGCTCTCAATTAACCAGCTTTGCATTGGGTGTATGGGTATATCAACAAACTGGTTCGGTAACACAGTTTGCTCTCATTTCTCTATTTACAACTCTACCGATGATTTTAATTTCTCCGCTGGCGGGGATGTTAGTTGATCAATTTCCTCGCCGTTGGATAATGTTATTTAGTGATTTAGGTGCAGGAATTTCTACGGCGGTAATTGCAATTTTGTTATCTACTGGTGATTTAGCAATTTGGCACATTTATATGGGTGCTGCAATTAGTTCTTGCTTCGCAGCTTTTCAATGGCCAGCTTATACTGCTGCTACTACTTTACTTGTACCTCCTCAAGATTTGGCTCGTGCTAATGGGATGCTGCAAATTGGCGAAGCTGCTGGTAGATTAGTCGCACCAATATTGGGAGGTGTTCTATTACTTTTTCTCGATATTGATGGAATTATTTATATTGATTTTGCTTCTTTTATTTTTGCTTTCAGTATTCTTTTATTCATGCCATTTCCTAAACAATATATTGACAGACATCGCGCCCAAATAACTCCTTGGTTTAAGGAAGCATCCTATGGTTTAGTATATCTAATCAAAAGAAAAGGATTATTTGCACTGTTACTGTTTTTTGCTGTGAACAATTTCTTAGTGGGAATTGTACAAATGCTGGTTACGCCTTTAGTATTATCCTTTGCTTCAGCTACGGAATTGGGTACTATTATGACTATTGGTGGTGTAGGAATGCTAGCGAGTAGTGTAATTGTTAGTGTGGTGAAAACGCCCCAATATTTAATTTTAAGTATATTTAGTTTTATGCTGTTGGGTGGAATCTGCATTACGTGTGCAGGATTCTATCAATTGGTTCCTGTTTTAGCGCTGATAGCTTTCTTGTTTTTCTTCGGCTTACCAATTATTAACAGTTCCACCCACATTATTTTTCAAAAGAAAGTACCCTCTAGTGTGCAGGGGCGAGTTTTTGCTACAGTGGGAGCGATCGCTAATGCATCACAACCCTTTGCTTACACTGTCGCCGGGCCTTTAGCAGATAAAGTCTTTGAGCCTTTAATGACTCCCAATGGACTTTTAGCAGGTAGTATAGGCACAATTATCGGTGTTGGTCAAGGTCGCGGTATCGGTTTAATGTTTATTGTTATGGGAATATTAACTGTCTTGACGGCGATGATTGCTTATCAATATAAACCTTTGCGATTAGTTGAGAAGCAATTACCCGATGCTGTTAATTATCATTCTGTGGTTAATTAA
- a CDS encoding J domain-containing protein — MSLRIDSGLFKYDFIDHHAVLCVPVDADVKDIRKRYLAIARRLHPDSNNGASAAQKQLAGELLSKLVNPAYEKLTSERSRSEYMIVLAQMGKRLVQESGSGEVNTDLARQLASSPHMDHLYRAAIAKIAATQYDSLQQVPQVIAQVSELNLIYLMRSAGKSLTSPPPTPVKTNTATPPTPTPNKAPANEDSIAEQYLRRAQTLIAKNQFTQAKVELQDALKLEPKNSRCHSLIALVYLKQNQLKMAKIHFDNALKLDPHDQAALDWKPKIDKALGQQSGNSQVAPSVNGAGKQPDKSGGLFGGLFGGKKK, encoded by the coding sequence ATGTCTTTAAGAATAGATAGCGGACTTTTTAAATATGATTTCATAGATCATCATGCAGTTTTGTGCGTGCCGGTGGATGCGGATGTGAAAGATATCCGTAAACGCTACCTAGCTATTGCTCGCCGTTTGCATCCAGATAGTAATAATGGTGCAAGTGCAGCGCAGAAACAACTAGCGGGTGAATTGTTATCAAAGTTAGTTAACCCAGCTTATGAAAAACTGACTTCAGAGCGATCGCGCTCAGAATATATGATTGTTTTAGCACAGATGGGCAAGCGCCTTGTACAGGAATCGGGATCAGGGGAGGTGAATACAGATTTAGCTAGACAACTGGCGAGTTCACCGCATATGGATCATCTTTATCGAGCAGCGATCGCTAAAATTGCTGCTACTCAATATGACTCATTGCAGCAAGTACCGCAAGTCATCGCCCAAGTTAGCGAGTTGAATTTAATTTACCTGATGCGGAGTGCTGGTAAATCATTAACATCACCCCCACCCACTCCCGTCAAAACCAATACAGCCACTCCGCCTACACCTACCCCAAATAAAGCGCCAGCCAACGAAGATTCTATCGCTGAACAGTATCTGCGTCGCGCTCAAACTTTAATTGCAAAAAACCAATTTACCCAGGCTAAGGTAGAGTTACAAGATGCTCTCAAACTAGAGCCTAAGAATAGCCGCTGTCATAGCCTGATAGCTTTGGTGTATTTGAAACAAAATCAGCTGAAAATGGCCAAGATTCATTTTGACAATGCGCTGAAATTAGATCCCCATGACCAAGCTGCGTTGGATTGGAAACCTAAGATAGACAAGGCTTTGGGACAACAATCTGGTAATTCTCAAGTGGCGCCATCTGTCAATGGGGCTGGTAAACAACCAGATAAGTCTGGGGGTTTATTTGGTGGTTTGTTTGGTGGGAAAAAAAAATAG
- a CDS encoding RluA family pseudouridine synthase — MAILYPLADFLPHHPNFPDSPPSYNYQGRCSQTAELLRLPRTPLVEAIACGLMLQLSENPLHGYEGKMYGVLLVQLANGEQRVLKAFSGLLHGDSVVEGWVSPIPGREEVAVAEAQILAQLTAIKQQLIELQHLPQRQEYTTLSHEFEQKLQGINQHHRDCKHQRQEQRQLLYATLNGEALRIALDQLDATSRLQKIERRQFKRQRDLMLQPLQELITITDERTRELKQQRQALSRQLQAQMHATYSLMNFLGKSASLLQLLPAGSIPTGTGDCCAPKLLHYAATHDLKPLAMAEFWWGPASANQEKIQGEFYPACVERCQPLMGFLLSGLNKNLETEILYADEWLIAVNKPAGLLSVPGRYSDRQDSVLSRLRCSLPDGKNLATVHRLDQETSGILLLARDRQTHRHLSQQFQQRLIHKVYDAILFGIVTLDQGKIELPLWGNPQNRPYQQVHWQHGKPSLTHFRVIARWENYTRVEFIPFTGRTHQLRVHAADPQGLGKTILGDRLYGCSAVTSRLHLHARELHFEHPQSRQTICLQVKTPF, encoded by the coding sequence ATGGCAATTCTCTATCCCCTTGCCGATTTTCTCCCTCACCACCCCAATTTCCCAGATTCACCCCCCAGCTACAACTATCAAGGGCGTTGTTCCCAAACTGCTGAATTACTGAGATTACCTCGCACTCCCCTAGTGGAAGCGATCGCATGTGGTTTGATGCTACAACTGAGTGAAAATCCCCTCCACGGCTATGAAGGTAAGATGTATGGGGTGCTTCTTGTGCAGTTAGCAAATGGTGAGCAACGAGTCCTCAAAGCCTTCTCTGGTCTTTTGCATGGTGACAGTGTTGTTGAGGGCTGGGTATCGCCGATTCCGGGAAGAGAGGAGGTAGCTGTCGCCGAAGCACAAATACTAGCTCAACTTACAGCTATTAAACAGCAACTAATTGAGTTACAGCACTTACCACAAAGACAAGAATATACAACTTTATCTCACGAGTTTGAGCAAAAGCTGCAAGGAATTAACCAGCACCATCGAGACTGCAAACATCAACGCCAGGAACAACGTCAGCTACTGTACGCAACCCTCAATGGTGAAGCCCTACGCATTGCGTTAGACCAACTTGATGCAACCAGCCGTCTGCAAAAAATTGAGCGCCGCCAATTTAAACGCCAACGTGATTTAATGTTACAACCCCTCCAAGAGTTAATCACCATCACAGATGAGCGGACACGGGAACTCAAACAGCAGCGTCAAGCATTATCTCGTCAATTGCAAGCTCAGATGCACGCTACCTATTCCCTAATGAATTTTTTAGGAAAATCCGCATCCTTGCTGCAATTGCTCCCCGCAGGCTCTATCCCCACTGGTACAGGAGACTGTTGCGCCCCCAAGTTACTGCATTACGCCGCTACGCATGATCTCAAACCGTTAGCGATGGCTGAGTTTTGGTGGGGCCCAGCTTCAGCTAATCAAGAGAAAATACAAGGGGAATTTTACCCAGCTTGTGTAGAGCGCTGTCAGCCGTTGATGGGGTTTTTGCTTTCAGGTTTAAATAAAAATCTAGAGACGGAGATTCTTTATGCAGATGAATGGTTGATTGCTGTGAATAAACCTGCGGGGTTACTTTCCGTACCCGGTCGTTATAGCGATCGCCAGGATAGTGTACTCAGTCGGTTACGCTGTTCATTACCTGACGGTAAAAATCTCGCCACTGTCCATCGTTTAGATCAAGAAACTTCCGGTATTTTACTGCTAGCGCGCGATCGCCAGACCCACCGTCACCTCAGTCAGCAGTTTCAACAACGGTTAATTCACAAAGTCTACGACGCTATCCTCTTTGGCATCGTCACTCTTGACCAAGGTAAAATTGAACTGCCACTGTGGGGAAATCCGCAAAATCGCCCCTATCAACAAGTCCATTGGCAACACGGTAAACCCAGCTTAACGCACTTCCGAGTCATAGCCAGATGGGAAAATTACACCCGCGTTGAGTTTATACCATTCACCGGACGCACCCATCAACTCAGAGTCCACGCCGCCGATCCGCAAGGACTAGGAAAAACTATTTTAGGCGATCGCCTTTATGGATGCTCTGCAGTCACCAGCAGACTACATCTCCACGCTAGAGAACTGCACTTTGAGCATCCACAATCTCGACAAACTATCTGTTTACAAGTAAAGACGCCATTTTAA
- a CDS encoding indolepyruvate ferredoxin oxidoreductase subunit alpha, translated as MPHTIVTDVCEGVADCVDACPVACIHDGPGKNVKGTDWYWIDFATCIDCGICIQVCPVEGAIVPEERPDLQKIKD; from the coding sequence ATGCCGCACACAATTGTTACCGATGTTTGTGAAGGTGTAGCAGACTGCGTAGACGCTTGTCCAGTCGCCTGCATTCATGATGGGCCAGGGAAAAACGTTAAAGGAACCGATTGGTACTGGATTGATTTTGCTACTTGCATCGACTGTGGTATATGTATTCAAGTTTGCCCAGTAGAAGGAGCGATCGTACCGGAAGAACGACCAGATTTGCAAAAAATCAAAGATTAA
- a CDS encoding DUF2267 domain-containing protein has protein sequence MPDQTFRKNIPEIDPTEIEDDRSVISEEHRSFLDKVKNQSGLADLYDARDLTEVVFRVLRDLMTTEAADRVEGELHKPAEITEEKALQLEIADLWHDTNPIVGFLSRVRPPWQGPGIFKIDSDRFLFRVANEGGLPPNVDRERLVKAVFSATKDELSPERIQEIASWLPDYVRQLWEQA, from the coding sequence ATGCCAGATCAAACATTTAGAAAAAACATTCCCGAAATTGACCCCACAGAGATAGAAGACGATCGCAGCGTGATCAGCGAAGAACATCGCTCTTTTTTAGACAAAGTGAAAAACCAGAGCGGTTTAGCTGACCTGTATGACGCCAGAGATTTAACAGAAGTCGTATTCCGCGTGCTGCGTGACTTGATGACCACCGAAGCTGCTGACCGAGTTGAAGGAGAATTGCATAAGCCAGCAGAAATTACCGAAGAAAAGGCTCTACAACTAGAAATTGCCGATTTGTGGCACGATACAAACCCCATTGTCGGATTTTTAAGCCGAGTACGTCCACCTTGGCAAGGCCCCGGTATTTTTAAAATTGATAGCGATCGCTTTTTATTCCGTGTCGCTAATGAAGGGGGATTACCACCAAATGTAGACCGGGAACGGTTGGTGAAAGCTGTATTTTCCGCTACTAAAGATGAATTATCTCCAGAGCGAATTCAGGAAATCGCTAGTTGGCTCCCTGATTATGTGCGTCAGCTTTGGGAACAGGCTTAA
- a CDS encoding ATP phosphoribosyltransferase regulatory subunit, with protein MVYQPAAGARDLLPLDVAQKRWIEDRLQQVFHRWGYDRIITSTLERMDTLMAGGAIGRQTVIQLQNAEDEELGLRPELTASIARTVVTRMAGVTYPQRLYYNGNVFRRIRENRHNRQHEFYQTGVELLGAGGLLANAEVLLLVADCLSALALQQWHLILGEAGITRSLFDVFPENIRNKVRTAIANLDRVTIDTLPLDEELRDRARLMLDLRGNSADVLQKVNSLPLNSEQQEAVNNLASLVQLLESRGNIPLILDLSLIQTIDYYTGIVFEVVSDTAGQAKILGRGGRYDQLLGLYHPQGENIPGIGFALNIEDLYQVILSTQQLPQKPPASDWLIVAATPSADIAAFAYAQKLRDNGERVEIDLGGRDAVAIHQYASDRTIAQIAWIQPDGSATVEVLR; from the coding sequence ATGGTGTATCAACCAGCAGCGGGAGCCAGGGATCTTTTACCTTTAGATGTTGCTCAAAAACGCTGGATTGAAGATAGGTTACAGCAGGTGTTTCACCGTTGGGGATATGACAGGATTATCACCTCCACTCTGGAACGCATGGATACTTTGATGGCGGGGGGTGCAATTGGGCGTCAAACAGTGATTCAACTGCAAAATGCCGAGGATGAAGAGTTGGGATTGCGTCCGGAATTGACAGCTTCTATTGCTCGTACTGTCGTCACGCGGATGGCGGGTGTCACTTATCCCCAACGGCTGTACTACAATGGCAATGTTTTTCGGCGAATTCGAGAAAATCGCCACAATCGCCAGCATGAGTTTTATCAAACTGGGGTGGAGTTATTAGGTGCGGGTGGGTTGCTAGCAAATGCGGAAGTGCTGCTATTGGTGGCAGACTGTTTATCAGCACTTGCACTGCAACAATGGCATTTAATTTTAGGCGAAGCTGGGATCACGCGATCGCTTTTCGATGTTTTTCCAGAGAATATCCGCAACAAAGTTCGCACGGCGATCGCTAATCTTGACCGCGTTACTATAGATACCTTACCTCTAGATGAAGAATTACGCGATCGCGCCCGGTTGATGTTAGATCTGCGTGGTAATAGTGCTGATGTTTTGCAAAAAGTCAATAGTTTGCCTCTCAATTCAGAACAACAAGAGGCGGTGAACAACCTCGCATCTTTGGTACAGTTGTTGGAATCTAGAGGAAACATACCCCTAATTCTCGACCTCAGCTTGATTCAAACCATAGACTACTACACAGGAATTGTGTTTGAGGTGGTCAGTGATACCGCCGGACAAGCCAAAATTTTAGGGCGGGGTGGTCGTTATGACCAGCTTTTGGGACTGTATCATCCCCAAGGGGAAAATATTCCGGGTATTGGTTTTGCACTCAATATTGAAGATTTATACCAAGTCATTCTGTCCACTCAGCAATTACCGCAAAAACCACCAGCGAGTGATTGGTTGATTGTAGCAGCAACACCAAGCGCCGATATCGCCGCCTTCGCCTACGCGCAAAAATTGCGAGATAACGGCGAACGAGTGGAAATCGATTTAGGGGGACGAGATGCTGTAGCCATTCATCAATATGCAAGCGATCGCACTATTGCTCAAATAGCCTGGATTCAGCCTGATGGTTCAGCGACTGTTGAGGTTTTGCGGTGA
- a CDS encoding TauD/TfdA family dioxygenase, translating into MNTIKKLQIGKRKVVEKLVNIEPLNHDNPLPLVISPAIDGISLIDWTQQNRDLVENNLLKYGGILFRNFHVNTVEEFQGFVKVASTGELLDYTYRSTPRTEVSDKIYTSTEYPADESIPLHNENAYSPSYPMKIWFFCVKASEIGGETPIVDSRKIFARINPAIREKFIKKQVMYVRNYGDLDLPWEEVFQTANKAEVENHCRKLGISFTWTGNNTLRTSQICPAVVKHPKTGEMVWFNQAHLFHISSLKAEIRESLSALLKEDEFPRNAYYGDGSPIEVSVLDEIREIYDQEAVIYPWQEGDVLMLDNMLAAHGRRPFVGKRKIVVAMAESC; encoded by the coding sequence ATGAACACTATCAAAAAACTGCAAATTGGCAAACGTAAAGTAGTTGAAAAACTAGTCAATATAGAACCACTCAACCATGATAACCCTTTACCGCTGGTCATTTCTCCAGCTATAGATGGAATTAGTTTAATCGATTGGACACAGCAAAACCGCGATTTAGTTGAGAATAATTTACTGAAATATGGTGGAATACTTTTCCGCAATTTTCATGTGAATACAGTCGAAGAGTTCCAAGGATTTGTTAAAGTAGCTTCCACCGGAGAACTGTTAGATTACACCTATCGTTCCACCCCACGTACAGAAGTTAGCGATAAAATCTACACTTCTACTGAATATCCGGCTGATGAATCGATTCCGTTACATAATGAGAATGCTTACTCTCCCAGTTATCCTATGAAGATATGGTTTTTCTGTGTTAAAGCTTCAGAAATTGGCGGAGAAACACCAATCGTTGATAGTCGAAAAATATTTGCACGCATTAACCCGGCTATTAGAGAAAAGTTTATCAAAAAACAAGTGATGTATGTGCGAAATTATGGTGATTTAGATTTACCTTGGGAAGAAGTTTTTCAAACCGCAAATAAAGCTGAGGTAGAAAATCATTGTCGCAAATTAGGTATTTCATTTACATGGACGGGTAACAATACTCTTAGAACCAGTCAAATTTGTCCCGCTGTGGTGAAACATCCCAAAACTGGCGAAATGGTATGGTTTAACCAAGCGCATTTGTTCCATATCTCCAGTTTGAAAGCAGAGATACGGGAATCGTTGTCTGCGTTACTCAAGGAAGATGAGTTTCCTCGCAACGCTTATTACGGCGATGGTTCTCCCATCGAAGTCTCCGTTTTAGACGAAATTCGGGAAATATATGACCAAGAAGCTGTAATTTATCCTTGGCAAGAAGGAGACGTGTTGATGCTGGATAATATGTTAGCAGCACACGGACGCAGACCGTTTGTGGGGAAAAGGAAAATTGTCGTCGCAATGGCGGAATCTTGTTAA